In a single window of the Gemmatimonadota bacterium genome:
- the fliN gene encoding flagellar motor switch protein FliN — translation MTAPSSQTDSAGNSPEFDELGQGVNPATSARLDTLLDMMLPVAIEFGRTTMSIQEVLDLGPGSVVQLDRMVGEPIDIYVSGRRLAEGEVVVVGEHFGVRVTKVLAQPRDAANRAANGNGSR, via the coding sequence ATGACCGCACCTTCTTCGCAGACCGATTCCGCCGGCAACTCCCCCGAGTTCGATGAACTTGGTCAGGGCGTCAATCCGGCAACGTCGGCACGTCTCGACACCCTGCTCGACATGATGCTGCCGGTGGCCATCGAATTCGGCCGCACCACGATGTCGATCCAGGAAGTGCTCGATCTTGGGCCAGGGTCAGTGGTGCAGCTCGACCGGATGGTTGGCGAGCCGATCGACATCTACGTCAGCGGTCGCCGCCTCGCCGAAGGAGAAGTGGTGGTCGTCGGCGAGCATTTCGGAGTCCGCGTGACGAAGGTGCTGGCGCAGCCGCGTGACGCGGCGAACCGTGCCGCCAACGGCAACGGGAGTCGCTGA
- a CDS encoding FliM/FliN family flagellar motor switch protein, which yields MDATNQKDVDSLLRGAPRANARPVDVVPYNFRRPPRISRERQATLDAIYGRFALSLQSLLSSRLRQPTDVTVVSVEQATFAEFLMSLGSPCASYVYDLGEHAGAQAVVDLDPELAPHFVDRLFGGPGEKWGTQRPLTALEQLVVGNVTERLMLLLAESFGENLKLEPTQVSFESIPETLQIANREDNVLVGNLEVKSGATSGLLTICIPLIALENFLQEKAGPVLHVTRARREDRDQARTLVEGHVRAARVPVAARLTEFPLAALEVATLREGQVISTGLPLHGDVDVFVNGRRLFVGSLGRQQGYIGLRITEPAEALGEVTRTSRRRPSA from the coding sequence ATGGACGCCACCAACCAGAAGGATGTCGACTCCCTGCTGCGCGGCGCACCACGCGCCAATGCCCGGCCAGTGGATGTCGTCCCCTACAACTTCCGCCGGCCGCCGCGCATCTCGCGCGAACGGCAGGCCACGCTCGATGCGATCTACGGCCGCTTCGCGCTCTCGCTGCAGTCGCTGCTCTCATCGCGGCTGCGCCAGCCGACCGACGTCACCGTCGTCTCGGTCGAGCAGGCCACCTTCGCTGAATTCCTGATGTCGCTCGGCTCGCCCTGCGCTTCCTACGTCTACGATCTCGGCGAACACGCGGGCGCGCAGGCGGTGGTCGACCTCGATCCCGAGCTGGCGCCGCACTTCGTCGACCGGCTCTTCGGCGGCCCGGGCGAGAAGTGGGGAACCCAGCGCCCGCTCACGGCCCTCGAGCAGCTGGTGGTCGGCAACGTCACCGAGCGGCTGATGCTGCTGCTCGCGGAATCGTTCGGAGAAAATCTCAAGCTCGAGCCGACGCAGGTCTCGTTCGAGTCGATTCCCGAGACGCTGCAGATCGCCAACCGTGAAGACAACGTCCTCGTCGGCAACCTCGAAGTGAAGAGTGGTGCGACGTCGGGCCTGCTCACGATCTGCATTCCGCTGATCGCGCTCGAGAATTTCCTGCAGGAAAAGGCCGGCCCCGTGCTCCATGTCACGCGCGCTCGTCGTGAAGATCGCGATCAGGCGCGCACGCTGGTCGAGGGGCATGTTCGCGCCGCGCGTGTCCCGGTCGCGGCCCGGCTCACGGAGTTCCCCCTTGCGGCCCTCGAAGTCGCCACCCTGCGCGAGGGCCAGGTCATCTCTACCGGTCTGCCGCTCCACGGCGACGTGGATGTCTTCGTCAACGGTCGGCGGCTCTTCGTGGGCTCGCTCGGCCGGCAGCAGGGCTACATCGGACTTCGCATTACCGAACCCGCCGAAGCACTCGGCGAGGTGACTCGTACTTCACGCAGGAGACCCTCGGCATGA